One Silene latifolia isolate original U9 population chromosome 4, ASM4854445v1, whole genome shotgun sequence DNA segment encodes these proteins:
- the LOC141651239 gene encoding uncharacterized protein LOC141651239: MEKQKKSFKNKFRAFNGVCNYDAHTNGRIWLTWRAATVTIVPLIIHGQFIHFEVTHHATCSKFHLTRVYASNNARVRVYLWTQLINISGSVKAWILLGDFNVVRDVSERISNTPPTLADILDFNSCLLKCGVDDISGTGCEMTWTNKQDIKTLVWSKLDRALANTEWLNIFPGASANFLPLGISYHSPEAWLEPVNGSQIYKLFAKLKNVKTRLINLHKGSFSQISQRVKTCKDELTACQQNIQDNLFSPTLYDQERNLIQMYSKLRKAEANFLKQKAKFSHISYNDSSSKYFFARMHERKQQQIIGCITDRHGQAQIGLDNFIQQGPCIQDDDLPILLKPIDSVEIKNAVFSIGSGKSPGPDGFSFEFFKSSWDTVGPDFCKAIQAYFRNGRLSKQANATLITLIPKNKVCNTVMDFRPISCCTTFYKTISKILSQRLQSILPKIIGAEQVAFIKGRDIHENIMMSQALVKGYGRKYLTPRCLIKVDIRKAFDSLQWGFVRSMLTTLKFPDTFID; this comes from the exons ATGGAAAAGCAAAAAAAATCtttcaaaaataaatttagggcttTTAATGGTGTTTGCAACTATGATGCCCATACTAATGGAAGAATTTGGCTAACCTGGAGAGCTGCTACTGTAACTATTGTTCCTCTCATTATACATGGTCAGTTTATTCATTTTGAAGTCACTCACCATGCCACCTGCTCCAAGTTTCATCTAACTAGAGTTTATGCTAGTAATAATGCTAGAGTGAGAGTTTACCTTTGGACTCAGTTGATTAATATTAGTGGTTCTGTAAAGGCTTGGATTCTACTTGGGGATTTTAATGTGGTAAGAGATGTTAGTGAAAGAATTAGTAACACTCCTCCTACTCTTGCTGATATTCTGGATTTCAACTCCTGTCTCCTCAAATGTGGTGTAGATGACATTAGTGGTACAGGATGTGAAATGACCTGGACAAACAAGCAAGATATTAAAACTCTGGTTTGGTCAAAATTGGATAGAGCACTGGCTAACACTGAATGGCTAAATATTTTCCCTGGTGCTTCTGCAAATTTTCTTCCCCTTGGAATCTCTTATCATTCACCT GAAGCTTGGCTTGAACCTGTTAATGGCTCTCAAATTTATAAGCTGTTTGCAAAGCTGAAGAATGTTAAGACCAGGCTTATTAATCTTCATAAGGGGAGTTTTTCCCAAATCTCTCAACGAGTTAAAACTTGCAAGGATGAGCTTACTGCTTGTCAGCAAAATATTCAGGACAATCTTTTTTCTCCTACTTTGTATGACCAGGAGAGAAACCTGATCCAAATGTACTCTAAACTCAGGAAAGCTGAGGCTAATTTTCTCAAACAAAAAGCTAAATTCTCTCATATTTCCTATAATGACTCTTCCTCCAAGTATTTTTTTGCTAGAATGCATGAAAGGAAGCAGCAACAAATTATTGGATGCATCACTGATAGACATGGACAGGCTCAGATTGGACTTGATAAT TTTATTCAACAAGGGCCTTGTATTCAGGATGATGACCTTCCTATTCTCCTTAAACCCATTGATTCTGTTGAGATAAAGAATGCAGTATTCAGTATTGGTTCAGGTAAAAGCCCAGGGCCAGATGGCTTCtcttttgaatttttcaaatctTCTTGGGACACTGTGGGGCCTGATTTTTGCAAAGCCATTCAAGCTTACTTCAGGAATGGCAGACTTAGTAAACAGGCTAATGCCACTCTTATAACTCTCATCCCCAAAAACAAGGTATGCAATACAGTCATGGATTTTAGACCCATATCTTGTTGTACAACTTTCTATAAAACTATTAGCAAAATTCTCTCCCAAAGGCTTCAGAGCATCCTACCAAAGATCATAGGTGCTGAACAAGTTGCTTTTATTAAGGGCAGGGACATTCATGAGAACATTATGATGTCTCAAGCTTTAGTGAAGGGCTATGGCAGGAAATATCTTACTCCTAGGTGTTTAATCAAAGTTGACATCAGAAAAGCCTTTGATTCTCTTCAATGGGGGTTTGTAAGAAGTATGTTGACCACCTTAAAGTTCCCTGACACTTTTATTGATTGA
- the LOC141651240 gene encoding uncharacterized protein LOC141651240, whose product MIVRTGTQTADASLFHSWIQGGKFCLDKAYTLFKGTSIPHPWAPTLKHSYIIPTHRIITSLAMQGHLATIDNLPTRGLLVISRCVLCKAANESHTHIFFSCSYSTALWERLLHLLGLPHRSTDYSSELLWSLHRKRARHWKNGWFRSCIAAACYHLWSDQNIRLFQGIEQLVDKLVRKNQFQISVQVLHNINCAHYDRVVQSLNSA is encoded by the coding sequence ATGATTGTTAGAACTGGCACTCAAACTGCAGATGCTTCTCTTTTCCATTCATGGATTCAAGGTGGCAAATTTTGTCTTGACAAAGCATATACTTTGTTTAAGGGGACTTCCATACCTCATCCTTGGGCACCTACTTTAAAACATTCTTACATTATCCCTACTCATCGCATCATTACTTCACTGGCAATGCAGGGACACCTTGCCACTATAGATAACCTTCCCACCAGAGGACTTCTTGTCATTAGTAGATGTGTGCTCTGCAAAGCTGCAAATGAATCACATACTCACATTTTCTTCAGCTGCTCTTACTCTACAGCTCTTTGGGAGAGGCTCCTTCATTTGCTGGGCCTGCCTCATCGCAGTACAGACTATAGCAGTGAGCTTCTTTGGAGCCTGCATAGGAAGCGTGCAAGGCATTGGAAAAATGGTTGGTTTCGCAGCTGTATTGCTGCTGCCTGCTACCACCTCTGGTCGGATCAAAATATCAGGCTATTTCAGGGTATTGAACAACTTGTTGACAAGCTAGTGCGAAAAAACCAGTTTCAGATTAGTGTCCAAGTCCTGCACAACATCAATTGTGCTCATTATGATAGAGTTGTTCAAAGTCTAAATAGTGCTTAG